caccttccaccagaaggccaaagtagccggcgtgacggccatcgccggcctggccctggcgcccttcacctttggggcctcgctcatcgccacgaccggagggatcagatcggcttccggaagcatctcggacaacgtcaatatcttctcctccccccgaccgcccccCATTCTCCTCACCCTGACcgcccccccttctcctccccccgagcgccgcctcttccccctctccctcctcttcccccctctccctcctcttcaccTCCCTcatccccctcctcctcttcttcctcctcttcttcctcctcttcctcttcttcttcctcctcttcctcttcttcttcctcctcttcctcttcttcttcctcctcttcctcttcttcttcctcctcttcctcctcttcttcttcctcctcttcttcttctctttttttctctttttctctttctttttttctctctttttttctcttttttctcttttttctcttttttctctttttctctagtgctcgcgctcgttctcgctcgcgcgctcgctcgtttgctctcgcgctcgctcgctcgttcgctctcgcgctcgttcgctcgctcgctctcgcgcgcctgctcgttcgctcgctctcgcgcacCTGCTCGTTCGctctctcgcgcccgctcgttcgctctcgcgcgatcgctcgttcgcgctcgtttgcgctcgtttgcgctcgttcgcGTTCGTTCGCTCGCGCGCCCCGCTCGTTCGCTGTCGCGCGCCCGTTGTTCGctctctcgcgcccgctcgttcgcgctcgctcgttcgctctcgcgctcgctctcttttgctctcttttgctctcttgcgccctcttgcgctctcttgcgctctcagccgccgcctctttccgtctcgtctcacttacgcccttccttttcttcttcacaggatacggacagtttgatggggtggtggaatacagtgaaacgtgagtaattgaaacttaaatgtacaagatgttatttttttccattttggagccagccaaggcaagattagagtcggtaattggcagatgttcagtccatttttaaccgagagggccggcctgccggtcttgtctgggacgtttaccattaaaaggctttcggtttataagtgatagatggcacttttttccccattttgtcatccagaatgGGAAGAGTtatcgtcagacgaagaatctaaagagcaggacgattcccggtaggcgtgccaggaggccgtctatccgtctgttttccagggaagttggaacggatatctcccccctccccacaggtcctttgccactttggccaacaaggtgaaccgaggcctgcctgtcttcaacaaggtattcaccgggcgcgccgaggtcctctggcagcacgtggtgaagctccacgccctggccggccacctggccaccttccaccagaagggcaaagtagccggcgtgacggccatcgccggcctggccctggcgcccttcacctttggggcctcgcgcatcgccacggccggaggggtcagatcggcttccgccagcatctcggacaacgtcaataacaTCCAGGAGCGCAAGAAGGTGAGCGCCTAGTTTGGGATAACACATTCTTACCCTATACTACTTTACTgtttcttctgcagacccttaataaatgccacatccacttctgcagacccttaatgccacatttggacaacaacgcaagtcgtctcaagatgtcgtctcatgtaagtttcttctaattgattaatgtttttctgtttagtgtattccggcacttttaattgactataaccataaccctgaaactagtttattcgtaggtgtgattgatgacataacccgcaattggtcttgaaacccaaaatgcctcccatacgctttgatttaaaaaatatttcccattaatatggtctcttcctgccatcttgtggctgttttgaaaaagttcaccatacaattatttttccgACCAAAAACTCGGCCATCCTCTTGGATTTGAAAtctacttcccagtaatatggtctcttgctgccatcttgtggccgtttgggaaaagtgcaccctgcaattatttttttccgacccaaaaccctgcaatattgtccagtaatatggcaCCCCAAAAAGaggtgacacccccccccccacacacacacacacacacagtcggtcattaaaaagctttcggtttatatgtgatagatggcactttttcccccattttgtcatccagagtgggacgagttgtcgtcaggcgaagaatctaaagaccaggacgattcccggtaggcgtgccaggaggccgcctatccgtctgttttccagggaagttggaaccgacatctcccccctccccacaggtcctttgccactttggccaacaaggtgaaccgaggcctgcctgtcttcaacaaggtattcaccgggcgcgccgaggtctTCTGGCAGCAggtggtgaagctccacgccctggccggccaccttccaccagaaggccaaagtagccggcgtgacggccatcgccggcctggccctggcgcccttcacctttggggcctcgctcatcgccacgaccggagggatcagatcggcttccggaagcatctcggacaacgtcaatatcttctcctccccccgaccgcccccCATTCTCCTCACCCTgaccgccccccttctcctccccccgagcgccgcctcttccccctctccctcctcttcccccctctccctcctcttcaccTCCCTcatccccctcctcctcttcttcctcctcttcctcttcttcttcctcctcttcttcttcctcctcttcctcttcttcttcctcctcttcctcttcttcttcctcctcttcctcttcttcttcctcctcttcctcttcttcttcctcctcttcctcttcttcttcctcctcttcctcctcttcttcttcctcctcttcttcttctctttttttctctttttctctttcttttttctctctttttttctcttttttctcttttttctctttttctctagtgctcgcgctcgttctcgctcgcgcgctcgctcgtttgctctcgcgctcgctcgctcgttcgctctcgcgctcgttcgctcgcgcgcctgctcgttcgctcgctctcgcgcacCTGCTCGTTCGctctctcgcgcccgctcgttcgctctcgcgcgatcgctcgttcgcgctcgtttgcgctcgttcgcGTTCGTTCGCTCGCGCGCCCGCTCGTTCGCTGTCGCGCGCCCGTTGTTCGctctctcgcgcccgctcgttcgcgctcgctcgttcgctctcgcgctcgctctcttttgctctcttttgctctcttgcgccctcttgcgc
Above is a window of Stigmatopora nigra isolate UIUO_SnigA chromosome 11, RoL_Snig_1.1, whole genome shotgun sequence DNA encoding:
- the LOC144204696 gene encoding uncharacterized protein LOC144204696 isoform X4, with product MGWWNTVKQWEELSSDEESKEQDDSRSFATLANKVNRGLPVFNKVFTGRAEVLWQHVVKLHALAGHLATFHQKGKVAGVTAIAGLALAPFTFGASRIATAGGVRSASASISDNVNNIQERKKTLNKCHIHFCRPLMPHLDNNASRLKMSSHDTDSLMGWWNTVKQWEELSSDEESKEQDDSRSFATLANKVNRGLPVFNKKGKVAGVTAIAGLALAPFTFGASRIATAGGVRSASASISDNVNNIQERKKTLNKCHIHFCRPLMPHLDNNASRLKMSSHVSFF